A genomic segment from Gossypium hirsutum isolate 1008001.06 chromosome D04, Gossypium_hirsutum_v2.1, whole genome shotgun sequence encodes:
- the LOC107898795 gene encoding uncharacterized protein, with the protein MENLQSGVILNLLSDMGVQEKTVIDDNDADCKEPAALLQIVSIIPVLSESDDLWPKQGFFIKVSDSTHELFVSLPQEQDEMILNNELQIGQFIYVEQLESAYPVPLLKGLRLIPGRQPFDRDPKHLVGNNIMEAFSQTSSPLLIQRRTERARSISPCTVPLRDRRASTGRQNCRTRTNGLNIQGFDMGYSRKKQDLNGSGCSRRSWCETAKGSTVVKHEIIHVSHTPNSHDSPFRSAGFLSFHDDNSNTRLRTKDVGQFSKIVKNKRKSWNSSSARTSKEPLTDSRKRASSKNKIWAETEMLWDTLPSSLVKHGKEVLRQRDVSLLAAVDALQEAAAIERLLKCLSKFSELRLAKEDDQQPSINKFFKLQDYLTQCRGIVQSLTHTSSQRMADSDLNSPGYTKEALKLAVDRWRNATSWVKAAVASDLIPLSPEGKNEAKATKKPSQITMRRGSYSITKQRNNGEFHSGFAAEKKNIPEWEEGSTLNIARNLADSLQDECKTWFLGYIENYLDGFDNERLSKVPHGQVAESMCRIKRLNDFLDMMEASNSKSTPESPEFVAYGRVRNKIYEVLLKHVERTAMVLSFY; encoded by the exons ATGGAAAACCTGCAATCTGGGGTTATTTTGAATCTTCTTTCAGACATGGGTGTTCAAGAAAAAACAGTTATCGATGACAATGATGCTGATTGTAAGGAACCTGCTGCATTGTTACAGATTGTAAGCATAATCCCAGTGTTGTCAGAAAGTGATGATCTTTGGCCTAAACAAGGCTTCTTCATTAAAGTTTCGGATTCAACCCACGAACTGTTTGTTTCTTTGCCTCAAGAACAAGATGAAATGATTCTAAACAACGAGTTGCAGATTGGGCAGTTCATATATGTGGAGCAATTGGAGTCTGCCTATCCAGTTCCATTGCTGAAAGGGTTAAGGCTAATACCAGGGAGACAACCATTTGATAGGGATCCCAAACATCTTGTTGGCAATAACATAATGGAAGCGTTTTCTCAAACATCATCGCCATTGTTGATCCAACGAAGAACTGAAAGGGCTCGATCTATAAGTCCTTGTACGGTACCCTTAAGGGACCGAAGGGCTAGTACAGGGCGTCAAAACTGTAGGACCAGGACCAATGGCCTTAATATTCAAGGTTTTGACATGGGTTATTCAAGGAAGAAACAGGATTTAAACGGTTCAGGTTGCAGTAGAAGAAGCTGGTGCGAGACAGCAAAAGGCTCCACAGTTGTGAAGCATGAGATTATCCATGTTAGCCATACTCCTAATTCTCAT GATTCACCATTTAGGTCTGCTGGATTTCTCAGCTTCCATGATGATAATTCAAATACCAGATTAAGAACAAAAGATGTTggtcaattttcaaaaatagtcaaaaataaaagaaaaagttggAACTCTTCATCAGCAAGAACTAGTAAGGAGCCTTTGACTGACTCAAGGAAAAGAGCTTCATCCAAAAACAAAATATGGGCAGAAACTGAGATGTTATGGGATACCCTTCCTTCTTCCTTGGTCAAACATGGGAAG GAAGTACTAAGGCAAAGAGATGTCTCTTTGCTTGCTGCTGTTGATGCTTTGCAAGAAGCTGCTGCCATTGAGAGATTGCTCAAGTGCTTAAG cAAATTTTCAGAGCTTCGGTTGGCAAAAGAAGACGATCAACAGCCTTCAATTAACAAGTTCTTCAAGCTGCAAGATTACTTGACTCAGTGTAGAGGAATTGTTCAGTCATTAACACATACTAGTTCTCAGAGAATGGCTGATAGTGATTTGAATAGTCCTGGCTACACCAAGGAAGCATTAAAACTAGCTGTTGATCGATGGAGAAATGCAACCTCATGGGTTAAAGCTGCCGTGGCATCTGATCTTATCCCACTTTCTCCAGAGGGAAAGAATGAAGCAAAAGCCACGAAAAAACCAAGTCAGATTACCATGCGGAGAGGCAGTTATTCGATCACTAAGCAAAGGAACAATGGTGAATTTCACTCTGGTTTTGCAGCTGAGAAGAAAAATATACCAGAATGGGAGGAGGGAAGTACCTTGAATATAGCTAGAAATCTTGCAGACTCATTGCAAGATGAatgtaaaacatggtttttaGGTTATATCGAGAATTATTTAGATGGTTTCGATAATGAACGCCTTTCAAAGGTACCTCATGGCCAGGTAGCTGAATCTATGTGTCGGATCAAGAGATTGAACGACTTTTTAGATATGATGGAGGCAAGTAACAGCAAATCAACACCGGAAAGTCCCGAATTCGTAGCATATGGAAGGGTGAGGAACAAAATATATGAAGTCCTTTTGAAGCATGTTGAAAGAACAGCAATGGTTTTGTCATTTTATTAA
- the LOC107898796 gene encoding ATP-dependent Clp protease proteolytic subunit-related protein 1, chloroplastic → MAASLLLSLTAPNPEAMVPNIGANKSSFLSGTKLFLLTKPHYRKPTAQKCFKPPFAKSIDHIPKQFREQNLKDGLMENYKNVPGYLYGLSPSQMDMFMTEDNPVRRQSESVTEESISSARNYLDNGGMWSMSSINDRGPSKYSMSVSMYRGGGRGYGRPRTAPPDLPSLLLDARICYLGMPIVPAVTELIVAQLMWLDYDNPSKPIYLYINSSGTQNEKMETVGSETEAYAIADTMAYCKSEMYTVNCGMAYGQAAMLLSQGAKGYRAVQPNSSTKLYLPKVSRSSGAVIDMWIKAKELDANTESYIELVAKGTGKTKEEIAKDVQRPKYFQAQEAIDYGLADKIIDSRDAAFEKRNYDEMLAQSKAMRRGAAGGPQAAPSGFR, encoded by the exons ATGGCGGCCTCGCTGCTCTTATCTTTAACAGCGCCCAACCCAGAAGCGATGGTTCCCAATATCGGGGCCAATAAATCGTCTTTCCTCTCCGGCACCAAGCTCTTCTTGTTGACGAAGCCCCATTATCGAAAGCCCACTGCTCAAAAATGCTTCAAACCTCCCTTTGCCAAGTCAATCGACCACATCCCCAAGCAATTCAGAGAACAAAATCTCAAAGATGGAT TgatggaaaattataaaaatgttccTGGATATCTTTATGGTCTTAGTCCTTCACAAATGGACATGTTCATGACAGAAGATAATCCCGTCCGTCGACAATCCGAAAGTGTTACTGAG GAAAGTATTTCATCTGCTAGAAACTATTTGGATAATGGAGGGATGTGGAGTATGTCGAGCATTAATGATAGAGGTCCTTCTAAATATAGTATGAGTGTAAGCATGTATCGAGGAGGGGGCAGAGGATATGGACGGCCTAGAACTGCTCCTCCGGATTTGCCttctttgctcttagatgctcgAATATGTTATCTTGGCATGCCA attGTACCAGCAGTGACTGAACTTATTGTTGCTCAATTAATGTGGTTAGATTATGATAACCCCTCAAAGCCTATTTACTTATACATCAATTCATCTGGGACACAG AATGAGAAGATGGAGACTGTTGGATCAGAAACCGAGGCATATGCTATAGCTGACACCATGGCT TACTGCAAATCAGAAATGTACACTGTGAATTGTGGCATGGCATATGGTCAAGCAGCAATGCTTTTATCTCAAGGAGCTAAGGGTTATCGTGCAGTACAGCCAAATTCATCCA CTAAGTTATATCTGCCTAAAGTCAGCAGATCAAGTGGGGCTGTCATAGATATGTGGATAAAG GCCAAGGAACTTGATGCAAATACCGAGTCCTACATTGAGCTAGTAGCAAAAGGCACAGGGAAAACCAAGGAAGAAATTGCTAAAGATGTTCAGCGTCCTAAATATTTCCAAGCTCAAGAAGCCATAGACTATGGCCTTGCTGACAAGATAATCGATTCAAGAGATGCTGCGTTCGAGAAACGG AATTATGATGAGATGCTTGCTCAATCAAAAGCAATGAGGAGAGGAGCTGCAGGTGGTCCACAAGCGGCTCCTTCCGGGTTCAGGTGA